One Streptomyces showdoensis genomic region harbors:
- a CDS encoding DinB family protein yields MRGMTTEQTDTGSRVDPGTLTGEREALEQWLDFHRATLATKCEGLDDAQLRTPSAPPSDLNLMGLVRHMAEVERGWFRRVLAGESEAGWIYTTKEDHDADVHVTSEDTWAEAYATWQAEIAHARANAAGRGLDEPGSGTHRSGKTFNLRWIYLHMIEEYARHNGHADLIRERIDGATGD; encoded by the coding sequence ATGCGGGGCATGACCACCGAACAGACCGACACCGGCTCCCGCGTCGACCCGGGCACCCTCACCGGCGAGCGCGAGGCCCTGGAGCAGTGGCTCGACTTCCACCGCGCGACCCTCGCGACGAAGTGCGAGGGCCTCGACGACGCCCAGCTGCGCACCCCCTCCGCCCCGCCCTCGGACCTCAACCTGATGGGCCTGGTCCGCCACATGGCCGAGGTCGAGCGCGGCTGGTTCCGCCGCGTCCTGGCCGGCGAGAGCGAGGCCGGCTGGATCTACACCACCAAGGAGGACCACGACGCGGACGTCCACGTCACCTCCGAGGACACCTGGGCGGAGGCCTACGCCACCTGGCAGGCCGAGATCGCCCACGCCCGGGCCAACGCCGCCGGCCGCGGCCTCGACGAGCCGGGCAGCGGCACGCACCGCAGCGGGAAGACCTTCAACCTGCGCTGGATCTACCTCCACATGATCGAGGAGTACGCGCGCCACAACGGTCACGCGGACCTGATCCGGGAGCGGATCGACGGCGCCACCGGGGACTGA